A stretch of DNA from Myxococcota bacterium:
CGACCGGCGAGGAGGTGGCGGGCGACACCACGACCCTCGAGGACTACAGCGTCCTGGCGAAGCTCCGCGAGGGCGACGAGTAGGGGACGCGGGAGGGCTCTCTACGGCCGTCCAGCGCCTTCTCGCACCCCGGCCCGGCCCACGGGCGCGGGGCGCGGGGCTCCAGTCGTAGACAGGCGGGAAGGCCCACGAGCGATATCCTGGAGGCTCGGGCGCACCCCCCAGGCGCCGCGGAGACCTGCATGCCCCAGTACCGCTCGAAGACCTCTACCCACGGCCGGAACATGGCCGGTGCCCGCGCCCTCTGGCGCGCCACGGGCATGAAGGACGACGACTTCCGCAAGCCGATCATCGCGGTCGCGAACTCCTTCACCCAGTTCGTGCCGGGCCACGTCCACCTGAAGGACCTCGGCCAGCTCGTGGCACGCGAGATCGAGGAAGCCGGCGGCGTTGCCAAAGAGTTCAACACGATCGCGGTCGACGACGGGATCGCGATGGGCCACGACGGGATGCTCTACAGCCTGCCCTCGCGCGACCTGATCTCCGATGCGGTCGAGTACATGGTGAACGCGCACTGTGCCGACGCGATCGTCTGCATCTCGAACTGCGACAAGATCACGCCGGGCATGCTGAACGCCACCATGCGGCTGAACGTCCCGACCGTGTTCGTTTCCGGTGGGCCGATGGAAGCCGGCAAGACGCGGCTCTCCGAGAACAAGCTCGATCTGATCGACGCAATCGTGCAGGCGGGCGACGAGAGCGTGAGCGACGAGGACCTGGCCGAGGTCGAGCGCTCGGCCTGCCCCACCTGCGGCAGCTGCTCGGGGATGTTCACGGCGAACTCGATGAACTGCCTCACCGAGGCGCTCGGGCTCTCGCTGCCCGGCAACGGCACCACGCTGGCCACCCACCGCGACCGGGAGATGCTCTTCCGCAAGGCCGGCCGACTGATCGTCGAGATCACGAAGCGCTACTACGACGAAGACGACGCCTCGGTGCTGCCGCGCAACATCGGCAGCAAGCGCTCCTTCGAGAACGCGATGTGCCTCGACATCGCGATGGGCGGCTCGACGAATACCATCCTGCACCTGCTGGCCGCCGCACAGGAAGGCGAAGTCGACTTCTCGATGGCCGACATCGACCGCCTGTCGCGCAAGGTCCCCCAGCTCTGCAAGGTGGCACCGAGCACCTCCGAGTATCACGTCGAAGACGTGCACCGGGCGGGCGGCGTGATGCGCATCCTCGGCGAGCTCGACCGCGCCGGGCTCCTCGACACGAGCGTGCCGACGGTCCATGCGGCGACGATGGGCGAGGCCCTCGACGCCTGGGACGTCCGGCGCACCGACGACAAGGACGTCCACGAGTTCTTCCGCGCGGGCCCCGCTGGAATTCCGACCCAGACTCCCTTCAGCCAGGACACCCGCTGGCCCAGCCTGGATCTCGACGCGAAGCTCGGCTGCGTGCGCTCTTCCGAGAACGCCTACTCGAAGGAGGGTGGCCTCGCGGTGCTCTACGGCAACCTGTCCGAGGACGGGTGCGTGGTGAAGACTGCCGGCGTCGACGACGAACTCCTCGTCTTCGAGGGGCCGGCGTTCGTGTGCGAGAGCCAGGAAGCAGCGATCGAGGCGATCCTCGGCGACCAGGTGAAGGCCGGCGACGTGGTGGTCGTGCGCTACGAGGGACCGCGCGGCGGCCCGGGCATGCAGGAGATGCTCTACCCCACCAGCTACATCAAGGCGAAGGGGTTGGGGAAGTCGTGCGCCCTGCTCACCGACGGACGCTTCTCCGGCGGCACCTCGGGTCTCTCGATCGGACACGTCTCACCCGAGGCGGCCGGCGGCGGCGCGATCGGACTGGTGCAGCCCGGCGACAACATCCGCATCGACATCCCGAACCGCAGCGTCGAGCTCGTGTTGCCCGAAGCCGAACTGGCCGAGCGACGTCGCGCCCAGGACGAACGCGGCTGGCAGCCCGTCGAACCGCGACCGCGGAAGGTGAGCACCGCGCTCAAGGCCTACGCGCTGATGGCGACCAGCGCAGACCGCGGCGCGGTCCGCGACCTGTCCGGTCTCGAGTAGCGCCCGCTCGATCCTCTCGGAAAGCGGATGGCGGCCCCGCCAGCGCAGGGCGAACGCGGCTAGGCCGCGTCTTCGTTCACGCCTTCGGGATCGCTGCTGCGTCGGCCGAGGATCCAGCCCTCGCCGTCCTGGGTCACCGAGACGATCTCGCCCAGGGCGGGCGCGTCGGCGTCGGGCGCCTCGCCGACCAGCTGCTGGACGATCGTGCGGATGACGCCCTTGTGGGCCACCACCAGGATGTTCGCCGCGCCGCTGTTCTTCAGCTGATCGAGGCCCGCGAGCACACGGGTGCGGAACGCGTCCAGGGGCTCGCCGTTGGGGAACCCGAAGTCCGCGGCGCCTTCCTGCCAGGCCTGGTAGAGCGCCGGATCCCGCTCCTGGATCTCCTGGGCCGTCAGCCCTTCCCAGCGCCCGAAATGGATCTCGCGGAACTCGGGCATCAGGCGCACCGGCTGACCACCCGCCAGCATCGAGGCGCTCTGCCAGGCGCGCGAGAGCGGGCTCGACACCACCAGGTCGAAGACTTCGGTGGCCATCGCGAGCCCGGCGGCGCGGACCTGGCCGCGTCCTTCATCCGAGAGGCTCACGTCGCTGCTGCCGTGAAAGCGTTCGTGGGAGTCGCCAACGGTGTTGCCGTGGCGAAGCAGGACGATGCGACGAAGGGTGGCCATGATTCCTCGGTGGTGATCCGCGCGGCAGAGGAGCGGCCGGGCGCGGGGGATCTGGTGGAGCGCGGGGAGGATGAGGGAGGGGCCGGCGAGCGTCAACGTCGG
This window harbors:
- the ilvD gene encoding dihydroxy-acid dehydratase yields the protein MPQYRSKTSTHGRNMAGARALWRATGMKDDDFRKPIIAVANSFTQFVPGHVHLKDLGQLVAREIEEAGGVAKEFNTIAVDDGIAMGHDGMLYSLPSRDLISDAVEYMVNAHCADAIVCISNCDKITPGMLNATMRLNVPTVFVSGGPMEAGKTRLSENKLDLIDAIVQAGDESVSDEDLAEVERSACPTCGSCSGMFTANSMNCLTEALGLSLPGNGTTLATHRDREMLFRKAGRLIVEITKRYYDEDDASVLPRNIGSKRSFENAMCLDIAMGGSTNTILHLLAAAQEGEVDFSMADIDRLSRKVPQLCKVAPSTSEYHVEDVHRAGGVMRILGELDRAGLLDTSVPTVHAATMGEALDAWDVRRTDDKDVHEFFRAGPAGIPTQTPFSQDTRWPSLDLDAKLGCVRSSENAYSKEGGLAVLYGNLSEDGCVVKTAGVDDELLVFEGPAFVCESQEAAIEAILGDQVKAGDVVVVRYEGPRGGPGMQEMLYPTSYIKAKGLGKSCALLTDGRFSGGTSGLSIGHVSPEAAGGGAIGLVQPGDNIRIDIPNRSVELVLPEAELAERRRAQDERGWQPVEPRPRKVSTALKAYALMATSADRGAVRDLSGLE
- a CDS encoding histidine phosphatase family protein, with protein sequence MATLRRIVLLRHGNTVGDSHERFHGSSDVSLSDEGRGQVRAAGLAMATEVFDLVVSSPLSRAWQSASMLAGGQPVRLMPEFREIHFGRWEGLTAQEIQERDPALYQAWQEGAADFGFPNGEPLDAFRTRVLAGLDQLKNSGAANILVVAHKGVIRTIVQQLVGEAPDADAPALGEIVSVTQDGEGWILGRRSSDPEGVNEDAA